One Natrinema marinum genomic window carries:
- a CDS encoding MBL fold metallo-hydrolase yields MNADDFPTPDADVESVTPDTLKSSIDAGEDVTILDARMASEYDEWHVDGDTVESINVPYFEFLEEEIDEDVLARIPDDREITVLCAKGGASEYVAGALKERGYDAVHLENGMNGWARIYEAVEVERYDGAGTLRQYQRPSSGCLGYLVYDDGEAAVIDPLRAFTDRYLADADDLGVDLKYAIDTHIHADHISGVRALDAVGVEGVIPAAAVDRGVTYANELTTAADGDEFEVGDAVIETVSTPGHTSGMTSYLIDGSLLATGDGLFVESVARPDLEEGDDGAPEAAAMLYESLQERVLSLPDDTLVGGAHFSDAAEPAEDGTYTAPIGQLEEEMDALTMDEEAFVELILSDMPPRPANYEDIIATNLGQQEADDDEAFELELGPNNCAASQESLAGD; encoded by the coding sequence ATGAACGCAGACGACTTTCCCACGCCGGACGCCGACGTCGAGTCGGTCACGCCTGACACGCTAAAGAGCAGTATCGACGCGGGCGAGGACGTGACGATCCTCGACGCGCGCATGGCGTCGGAGTACGACGAGTGGCACGTCGACGGCGACACCGTCGAATCGATCAACGTCCCCTACTTCGAGTTCCTCGAGGAGGAGATCGACGAGGACGTGCTTGCACGAATTCCCGACGACCGTGAAATCACCGTCCTCTGTGCGAAAGGCGGCGCCAGCGAGTACGTCGCCGGCGCGCTCAAAGAGCGCGGCTACGACGCCGTCCACCTAGAGAACGGCATGAACGGCTGGGCGCGCATCTACGAGGCCGTCGAAGTCGAGCGCTACGACGGCGCGGGGACGCTGCGCCAGTATCAGCGCCCCTCCTCGGGCTGTCTCGGCTACCTCGTCTACGACGACGGCGAGGCCGCCGTGATCGACCCGCTGCGCGCGTTCACCGACCGCTATCTCGCCGACGCCGACGACCTGGGCGTCGACCTGAAATATGCGATCGACACCCACATCCACGCCGACCACATCTCGGGCGTCCGCGCGCTCGACGCGGTCGGCGTCGAGGGCGTCATCCCCGCGGCCGCGGTCGATCGCGGCGTTACTTACGCTAACGAGCTGACGACTGCCGCCGACGGCGACGAGTTCGAGGTCGGCGACGCCGTCATCGAAACGGTGTCCACGCCCGGACACACCTCCGGGATGACCTCGTACCTGATCGACGGCTCGCTGCTGGCAACCGGTGACGGCCTGTTCGTCGAGAGCGTCGCCCGCCCCGACCTGGAGGAAGGCGACGACGGCGCGCCAGAGGCCGCCGCGATGCTCTACGAGTCGCTGCAGGAGCGCGTCCTCTCGCTGCCCGACGACACACTCGTCGGCGGCGCACACTTCAGCGACGCGGCCGAACCGGCCGAAGACGGAACCTATACGGCGCCGATCGGCCAACTCGAGGAGGAGATGGACGCACTGACGATGGACGAAGAGGCGTTCGTGGAGTTGATCCTCTCGGACATGCCGCCCCGGCCGGCTAACTACGAGGACATCATCGCGACGAACCTCGGCCAACAGGAGGCCGACGACGACGAAGCGTTCGAACTCGAGCTCGGGCCGAACAACTGCGCGGCGAGCCAGGAATCGCTCGCGGGTGACTGA
- a CDS encoding sulfurtransferase TusA family protein yields the protein MTDEFDITETLDVKGASCPMPVVKTKSAADGLEAGDVLEVVATDSGSMSDIDGWASGTDGVELLEQVEDGDVYKHYVQKTA from the coding sequence ATGACAGACGAATTCGATATCACGGAGACGCTCGACGTGAAAGGTGCATCGTGTCCAATGCCGGTCGTCAAGACCAAGTCCGCCGCCGACGGCCTCGAGGCCGGCGACGTGCTCGAGGTCGTCGCGACGGACTCGGGCAGTATGAGCGACATCGACGGCTGGGCGAGCGGAACCGACGGCGTCGAACTCCTCGAGCAGGTCGAGGACGGCGACGTCTACAAACACTACGTGCAGAAGACCGCGTAA
- a CDS encoding DsrE/DsrF/DrsH-like family protein: MSTDTPSATADGEPMSEAELRAQVEELEEKVASLEAELDDDEKKMTIVATKGSFDMAYPPLILASTAAAFGWDVVVFHTFWGLDILHEEKSTELQLSAVGNPSMPMPNSIAALPGMDRMATWMMEKKIDENGTATIEELIDLSLESGVDLQACQMTIELMDYDEDDFYDGVTTGVGAATAIQHMAESDIQLLV, from the coding sequence ATGAGTACGGACACACCCTCGGCGACGGCGGACGGTGAGCCGATGAGCGAAGCGGAACTGCGCGCGCAGGTCGAAGAACTGGAGGAGAAAGTCGCCTCGCTCGAGGCCGAACTCGACGACGACGAGAAGAAGATGACGATCGTCGCCACCAAGGGCAGCTTCGACATGGCGTACCCGCCGCTGATCCTCGCGAGCACAGCCGCCGCCTTCGGCTGGGATGTCGTCGTCTTCCACACGTTCTGGGGGCTCGACATCCTCCACGAGGAGAAGTCGACGGAACTGCAGCTATCGGCGGTCGGTAACCCGAGCATGCCGATGCCGAACTCGATCGCGGCGCTGCCCGGGATGGACCGGATGGCGACGTGGATGATGGAGAAGAAAATCGACGAGAACGGCACTGCGACCATCGAGGAGCTGATCGACCTCTCGCTCGAGAGCGGCGTCGACCTGCAGGCCTGCCAGATGACCATCGAGCTGATGGACTACGACGAGGACGACTTCTACGATGGCGTCACCACCGGCGTCGGCGCGGCGACCGCCATCCAGCACATGGCCGAGTCCGACATCCAGCTCCTCGTCTGA
- a CDS encoding aminotransferase class V-fold PLP-dependent enzyme: MHANVTMTPEELRADVPALQDGAYFNFGAHGPSPSYVVDAADEFVREHEYDAPIADDPYGTAFRAFDRTRERVASFVGAEPDEIALTESTTAGINAIAGAIDWRPGDVVVRTDLEHPAGILPWQRLEREGVEVRVVETDAGRVDPDRFAEAVSDARLACFSAVTWTHGTRLPVTELVDIAHDAGALALVDAVQVPGQLSLDVGEWGADAVAAAGHKWLLGLWGGGFLYVDRDVASGLEPRAVGYRSVETPTADRYEYATGARRFEVGSANPGPHVALREAIDAIDEVGVDRIEERVHRLAGRLADGVPDDRLHSPSAPESGLVTIGVDEPAATVERLADDGIVLRELPSPNAVRASVHAVNTANEVDRLLERLEREW; the protein is encoded by the coding sequence ATGCACGCGAACGTAACGATGACGCCGGAAGAGCTCCGAGCCGACGTTCCCGCCCTCCAGGACGGCGCCTACTTCAACTTCGGCGCCCACGGCCCGAGTCCGTCGTACGTCGTCGACGCCGCCGACGAGTTCGTCCGCGAACACGAGTACGACGCGCCGATCGCGGACGACCCCTACGGAACGGCGTTTCGCGCGTTCGACCGCACGCGAGAGCGGGTCGCGTCGTTCGTCGGCGCCGAGCCGGACGAGATCGCGCTCACCGAGAGCACGACCGCGGGCATCAACGCGATCGCCGGCGCGATCGACTGGCGGCCCGGCGACGTCGTCGTCCGAACGGACCTCGAACACCCCGCCGGCATCCTCCCCTGGCAGCGCCTCGAGCGGGAGGGCGTCGAGGTCCGCGTCGTCGAAACCGACGCCGGCCGCGTCGATCCGGACCGGTTCGCCGAGGCCGTCTCCGACGCCCGACTCGCCTGTTTCAGCGCGGTCACGTGGACCCACGGGACGCGACTCCCGGTGACGGAGCTGGTCGATATCGCTCACGACGCCGGCGCGCTCGCGCTCGTCGACGCCGTCCAGGTCCCCGGTCAGCTCTCGCTTGATGTCGGCGAGTGGGGTGCCGACGCGGTCGCCGCCGCCGGCCACAAGTGGCTGTTGGGCCTGTGGGGCGGCGGGTTCCTCTACGTCGATCGAGACGTGGCTTCGGGCCTCGAGCCGCGGGCGGTCGGCTACCGGAGCGTCGAGACGCCGACCGCGGACCGCTACGAGTACGCGACCGGTGCGCGCCGGTTCGAGGTCGGGTCGGCGAATCCGGGGCCCCACGTCGCGCTTCGGGAGGCGATCGACGCGATCGACGAGGTCGGGGTCGACCGGATCGAAGAGCGCGTCCACCGTCTCGCCGGACGACTGGCCGACGGCGTCCCCGACGACCGGCTGCACAGTCCGTCCGCGCCCGAATCGGGCCTGGTCACGATCGGCGTCGACGAACCGGCGGCGACCGTCGAACGGCTGGCAGACGACGGCATCGTCCTCCGCGAGCTCCCCTCGCCGAACGCGGTTCGGGCGTCCGTCCACGCCGTCAACACCGCGAACGAGGTCGACCGGCTGCTCGAGCGACTGGAACGGGAGTGGTGA
- a CDS encoding class I SAM-dependent methyltransferase, whose protein sequence is MNRFQNTGQPDWDWWGRLWPTPGATLRRLGVADGDTVAEVACGNGYFALPAARITDPEPVYALDIDESLLEECARIADRQGIENVVRVHGDARRLADHLPAAVDVVLVANTFHGIDDRAAFVRQAFDALGPGGRFVVVNWHDRPRETTTVAGEPRGPPTDLRLSPDETADSVLDAGAFDLERRVELPPYHYGLAFERADSGSADVDRE, encoded by the coding sequence ATGAACCGCTTCCAGAACACGGGACAACCGGACTGGGACTGGTGGGGGAGACTGTGGCCGACGCCGGGCGCGACGCTCCGGCGGCTCGGCGTCGCTGACGGGGATACGGTCGCGGAAGTCGCCTGCGGAAACGGATACTTCGCGCTTCCGGCCGCTCGGATCACCGATCCCGAACCGGTCTACGCGCTCGACATCGACGAATCCCTGCTCGAGGAGTGCGCTCGTATCGCCGACCGGCAGGGCATCGAAAACGTCGTTCGAGTCCACGGCGACGCGCGACGGCTGGCGGATCACCTCCCCGCCGCCGTCGACGTCGTCCTGGTCGCGAACACGTTCCACGGGATCGACGACAGGGCGGCCTTCGTCCGGCAGGCGTTCGACGCGCTCGGACCGGGCGGCCGGTTCGTCGTCGTCAACTGGCACGACCGGCCGCGTGAAACCACGACCGTCGCGGGAGAGCCGCGAGGGCCACCGACCGACTTGCGGCTGTCCCCGGACGAGACCGCAGACAGCGTGCTGGACGCGGGGGCGTTCGACCTCGAGCGGCGAGTCGAACTGCCGCCGTACCACTACGGGCTCGCGTTCGAGCGCGCCGACTCCGGATCGGCCGACGTTGATCGCGAGTGA
- a CDS encoding YgaP family membrane protein translates to MESNIGSTDRLARLVGGAVLLALGVATLAGVLEFGPAAGAVATVVGIVFVGTALTRFCLLYRVLGVDTCTVS, encoded by the coding sequence ATGGAAAGCAATATTGGTTCGACGGATCGGCTCGCACGGCTCGTCGGTGGGGCGGTGTTGCTCGCTCTCGGCGTCGCGACGCTCGCAGGCGTCCTCGAGTTCGGCCCGGCGGCGGGTGCCGTCGCGACCGTGGTCGGCATCGTCTTCGTCGGGACGGCGCTGACGCGGTTTTGCCTGCTGTACCGAGTGCTCGGCGTCGACACGTGTACCGTCTCGTGA
- a CDS encoding M20 family metallopeptidase: MADLTPAEYVADHRADLLDLTLELLAIDTSNPPGDTREIVAILEEYLSELPVDVERFAVDPAKPNLLATLPGTSDRTLLYNGHLDTVPFDADAWSVDPLGERIDDRLYGRGATDMKGAVAAMLLVIRAFVETGTEPPVDLAFAFVSDEEVGGDAGLPALLETGRLEADACVIGEPTCERDRHSVTVADRGSIWLTLEATGEAAHGSRPMLGENAIDRLYDAVTTLRERFGTRRLEIDPAIEPIIDESVAFYEPTMSADTAHDLFETPTINLGVLEGGEAINSVPGSARAKLDVRLTAGVRTPEVLSEIRECAADCDGITIADVSWSVGTAESIGSPLVEAVASTAEAATGERVYRRSATGGGDAKKLRNAGVPTVEFALGTDTVHAVDEYTTVDAVVGNATIYATLPAAWDAAAADR; the protein is encoded by the coding sequence ATGGCCGATCTCACCCCCGCCGAGTACGTCGCCGACCACCGGGCGGACCTGCTCGACCTCACGCTTGAGCTACTGGCGATCGACACGTCGAACCCGCCGGGCGACACGCGCGAGATCGTCGCCATCCTCGAGGAGTACCTGTCGGAGCTGCCCGTCGACGTCGAGCGGTTCGCGGTCGATCCGGCGAAACCGAACCTCCTCGCGACGCTTCCGGGCACGAGCGACCGAACCCTGCTGTACAACGGCCACCTCGATACGGTGCCGTTCGATGCGGACGCGTGGTCGGTCGATCCGCTGGGAGAGCGCATCGACGACCGGCTCTACGGCCGCGGCGCGACCGACATGAAGGGGGCCGTCGCGGCGATGCTGCTGGTCATCCGCGCGTTCGTCGAGACCGGCACCGAGCCGCCGGTCGACCTCGCGTTCGCGTTCGTCAGCGACGAGGAGGTCGGTGGCGACGCCGGCCTGCCGGCGCTGCTCGAGACCGGTCGCCTCGAGGCAGACGCCTGCGTCATCGGCGAACCGACCTGCGAACGCGACCGCCACTCCGTGACGGTCGCCGATCGAGGGAGCATCTGGCTGACCCTCGAGGCGACCGGCGAGGCCGCACACGGCTCGCGCCCGATGCTGGGAGAGAACGCCATCGACCGGCTCTACGATGCCGTCACGACGCTCCGAGAACGCTTCGGGACGCGGCGACTGGAGATCGATCCCGCGATCGAACCGATCATCGACGAATCGGTCGCATTCTACGAGCCGACGATGAGCGCCGACACCGCCCACGACCTGTTCGAGACCCCGACGATCAACCTCGGCGTCCTCGAGGGCGGGGAGGCGATCAATAGCGTTCCCGGGTCGGCCCGCGCGAAACTCGACGTTCGGTTGACGGCCGGCGTCCGGACGCCCGAGGTGCTCTCGGAGATCCGGGAGTGCGCCGCCGACTGCGACGGCATCACGATCGCCGACGTCTCTTGGAGCGTCGGGACCGCCGAGTCGATCGGGAGTCCGCTCGTCGAGGCCGTCGCGTCGACCGCCGAAGCGGCGACCGGCGAGCGGGTGTACCGACGGAGCGCGACAGGCGGCGGTGACGCGAAGAAGCTGCGAAACGCCGGCGTTCCGACGGTCGAGTTCGCGCTCGGGACGGACACCGTCCACGCGGTCGACGAGTACACGACCGTCGACGCGGTCGTCGGAAACGCGACGATCTACGCGACCCTCCCCGCGGCGTGGGACGCCGCGGCGGCCGATCGGTGA
- a CDS encoding FAD-dependent oxidoreductase: MTETFVVIGGDAAGMSAASKAKRADPERDVIVFEKGEWVSYAACGMPYYVKGTVEELDDLVTVTPAEFRDERDVDLRTGEEVVDIDREARTVTVAAGDETYEQPYGDLLVATGANAIEPPFDGLGLEGAFTIHDMDEADAIEEYVTERTPETAAIVGGGYVGIEMAEALAARGLEVHLYEMLPHVLQPFGEPVAAVVEDHLREQGVDLHLETAVSGFIGDERVEGVALEDETVAADIAIVGVGVTPNTDLAEAAGIDLGPTGAIATDEFGRTNDENVYAAGDNAEATHVVTGEPDHVPLALTANRAGRAIGQTVTGDPTPVGEIAGTAIVKAFDLGAARTGIVDEERAREAGFDPVSVTISASSRAHYYPDGAELTVTLLADRESGRLLGGSVVGREGAKRIDTVATALNAGMTVPELQTADLAYAPPFSPVWDPILTAAKVLAGKLE; this comes from the coding sequence ATGACCGAGACGTTCGTCGTCATCGGCGGTGACGCAGCGGGAATGAGCGCCGCGAGCAAGGCGAAACGCGCGGATCCCGAGCGAGACGTGATCGTCTTCGAGAAGGGCGAGTGGGTCTCGTACGCGGCCTGCGGGATGCCGTACTACGTGAAGGGGACGGTCGAGGAACTGGACGATCTCGTCACCGTGACGCCCGCGGAGTTCAGGGACGAACGGGACGTCGATCTGCGGACCGGCGAGGAGGTCGTCGATATCGACCGCGAGGCACGGACGGTGACGGTAGCGGCCGGTGACGAGACGTACGAACAGCCCTACGGTGACCTCCTCGTCGCGACCGGTGCGAACGCGATCGAGCCGCCCTTCGACGGACTCGGCCTCGAGGGCGCCTTCACGATCCACGACATGGACGAGGCCGACGCCATCGAGGAGTACGTCACCGAGCGGACCCCGGAGACCGCCGCGATCGTCGGCGGCGGCTACGTCGGGATCGAGATGGCCGAGGCGCTGGCGGCACGCGGCCTCGAGGTTCACCTCTACGAGATGCTGCCCCACGTCCTCCAGCCGTTCGGCGAACCGGTCGCCGCGGTCGTCGAAGACCACCTGCGCGAGCAGGGAGTCGATCTCCACCTCGAGACGGCCGTCTCGGGCTTCATCGGCGACGAGCGGGTCGAGGGAGTCGCCCTCGAGGACGAGACCGTAGCCGCCGATATCGCGATCGTCGGCGTCGGCGTGACGCCCAACACGGACCTCGCCGAAGCGGCTGGGATCGACCTCGGGCCGACCGGTGCGATCGCGACCGACGAGTTCGGCCGGACGAACGACGAGAACGTCTACGCGGCGGGGGACAACGCCGAGGCGACTCACGTCGTGACCGGCGAGCCGGATCACGTCCCGCTGGCGCTGACCGCCAACCGGGCGGGTCGAGCGATCGGCCAGACGGTCACCGGCGACCCCACGCCGGTCGGCGAGATCGCGGGCACGGCCATCGTGAAGGCGTTCGACCTCGGCGCCGCTCGGACGGGAATCGTCGACGAGGAACGGGCCCGCGAGGCCGGCTTCGATCCGGTCTCGGTCACGATCTCGGCGTCGTCGCGCGCCCACTACTACCCCGACGGCGCGGAGCTCACCGTCACCCTGCTGGCCGACCGCGAGAGCGGCCGGCTGCTCGGCGGCAGCGTCGTCGGTCGCGAGGGCGCGAAGCGAATCGATACGGTCGCGACGGCGCTGAACGCCGGCATGACAGTACCCGAACTGCAGACCGCCGACCTGGCGTACGCGCCGCCGTTCAGTCCGGTCTGGGACCCGATCCTCACGGCGGCGAAAGTCCTCGCCGGCAAGCTCGAGTGA
- a CDS encoding thioredoxin family protein — protein sequence MTRTKASEPTDDGRTTRKPVGVDDAADYDDLIETHDLVLLEFVTSGCGICASMEPVLGSVARSAPGVVATVNAGLVPDLAAEFDVRSVPTLVVLRDGAEVARLDDGFQSAETLVDLLETHATR from the coding sequence ATGACGCGAACCAAAGCCTCGGAGCCGACCGACGACGGCCGGACGACGCGAAAGCCCGTCGGGGTAGACGACGCAGCCGATTACGACGACCTGATCGAGACCCACGACCTCGTCTTGCTCGAGTTCGTCACGTCCGGCTGTGGCATCTGTGCGTCGATGGAACCGGTGCTCGGCTCGGTCGCACGCAGCGCACCGGGCGTCGTGGCGACGGTAAACGCCGGTCTCGTTCCGGACCTCGCCGCGGAGTTCGACGTCCGGAGCGTTCCGACGCTGGTCGTCCTGAGAGACGGTGCGGAAGTCGCCCGCCTCGACGACGGCTTTCAGAGCGCCGAGACGCTCGTCGACCTGCTCGAGACGCACGCGACGCGCTGA
- a CDS encoding MBL fold metallo-hydrolase yields the protein MPNTDFSPAEVARRIEEDDAADLFVLDVRNEDAYEEWQIDDSTNIPIYDELLEYDYSSLEEHLDELPEDTEIAVVCVAGITSARAAAFLREHGFDAKSVDDGMNGWGRVHRQYDLDAADGVVQIVRPGTGCVSYLAHDGEEAVVVDPSQYVDRYLNAADERDLEIVGVADTHAHADHVSGARRLAGELDVPYYLHGDDAGELDNVTTLTDGETVPVGEREFEVLHTPGHTPGSVSFRFGDALLAGDTLFLRSVGRPDLEDGAEDAVREAASRLFDSLERLTDLDDGTVVLPGHFSDESGRPLATALGDLRAETTNELLSDVEDGDESAFVETIVESLADEPANYNEIKQINWGKAQPGGNVEALELGPNNCAAN from the coding sequence ATGCCCAATACCGATTTCTCCCCGGCGGAAGTCGCACGACGGATCGAGGAAGACGATGCGGCGGACCTCTTCGTCCTCGATGTCAGGAACGAGGACGCTTACGAGGAGTGGCAGATCGACGATAGTACGAACATCCCGATCTACGACGAGCTGCTCGAGTACGACTACTCGTCGCTCGAGGAACACCTCGACGAGCTCCCGGAGGATACGGAGATCGCGGTCGTCTGCGTCGCCGGCATCACCTCGGCGCGGGCCGCGGCGTTCCTCCGCGAGCACGGGTTCGACGCGAAATCGGTCGACGACGGGATGAACGGCTGGGGGCGCGTCCACCGCCAGTACGACCTCGACGCGGCCGACGGCGTCGTCCAGATCGTTCGGCCCGGAACGGGCTGCGTCTCGTATCTCGCCCACGACGGCGAGGAAGCCGTCGTCGTCGATCCGAGCCAGTACGTCGATCGGTACCTGAACGCGGCCGACGAGCGCGACCTCGAGATCGTCGGCGTCGCGGACACTCACGCCCACGCCGACCACGTCTCGGGCGCTCGCCGACTCGCCGGCGAACTCGACGTCCCCTACTACCTCCACGGGGACGATGCCGGGGAGCTCGACAACGTCACGACCCTGACCGACGGCGAGACGGTCCCCGTCGGCGAGCGCGAATTCGAGGTGCTCCACACGCCGGGACACACGCCCGGGAGCGTCTCGTTCCGGTTCGGCGACGCGCTCCTCGCCGGCGACACGCTGTTCCTCCGCAGCGTCGGCCGGCCGGATCTCGAGGACGGCGCGGAAGACGCCGTCCGCGAGGCCGCCAGTCGGCTGTTCGACAGCCTCGAGCGGCTGACCGATCTCGACGACGGGACCGTCGTCCTCCCCGGCCACTTCAGCGACGAGTCGGGGCGCCCGCTCGCGACCGCACTCGGCGATCTCCGGGCGGAGACGACAAACGAGCTCCTGAGTGACGTCGAGGACGGCGACGAATCGGCGTTCGTCGAGACCATCGTGGAGAGCCTCGCGGACGAACCGGCCAACTACAACGAGATCAAGCAGATCAACTGGGGGAAAGCGCAGCCAGGTGGGAACGTCGAAGCGCTCGAGCTCGGACCGAACAACTGCGCCGCGAACTGA
- a CDS encoding DUF1641 domain-containing protein — MSESEPETEAESEPEAANESADAGEPALEELVADNPAEVARFVERLGAVNELLDTADLATAAMDDRMVEELAGSATNLGAAADGLATPETARLGEATGENAADLADAVETLARLQRSGTLDDLLAMADLVGLASSAMDDEMVTELAATGTRLGEVADTATDDDVARTLESLLEAVGKAGSEPAEPVGAIGAAKALRDPEVKAGMGFLLSLAKALGRTTR, encoded by the coding sequence ATGTCCGAATCCGAACCCGAGACCGAGGCCGAGAGCGAACCCGAAGCCGCGAACGAGAGCGCCGACGCCGGGGAGCCGGCCCTCGAGGAACTCGTCGCCGACAACCCCGCCGAAGTCGCGCGGTTCGTAGAGCGCCTCGGTGCCGTCAACGAGTTGCTCGATACGGCGGACCTCGCGACCGCCGCGATGGACGACCGGATGGTCGAGGAACTGGCCGGGTCGGCGACGAACCTCGGCGCCGCGGCCGACGGGCTGGCGACGCCCGAGACCGCACGGCTGGGCGAGGCGACCGGCGAGAACGCTGCGGACCTGGCCGACGCGGTCGAGACGCTCGCCCGCCTGCAGCGGTCGGGGACGCTCGACGACCTGCTGGCGATGGCGGACCTCGTCGGACTGGCCTCGTCGGCGATGGACGACGAGATGGTGACCGAGCTGGCGGCGACCGGGACGCGACTCGGCGAAGTCGCCGACACGGCGACCGATGACGACGTGGCCCGGACCCTCGAGTCGCTGCTCGAGGCCGTCGGGAAGGCCGGGTCGGAGCCGGCGGAACCCGTCGGTGCGATCGGCGCCGCGAAGGCGCTACGCGATCCGGAGGTGAAGGCGGGGATGGGCTTTCTCCTCTCGCTCGCGAAGGCGCTGGGACGGACGACTCGGTGA
- a CDS encoding NAD(P)/FAD-dependent oxidoreductase, with protein sequence MHRIAIVGGGTGGTVLANRLASELRRELEAGEVEVRLITADPNHVYKPTFLYVPFGEKTVDDATRPIEELVDRRVTLTVDEVTGVDTERNRLSFADRTTSLHYDQLVLATGATLAPETVPGLAEGGHHFYGPDGAERLRDELADFTEGHLVLSVVGVPHMCPAAPVEFTLMVDDWLRERGRREAVDITYTYPINRAHGLESIADWATDLFAERDINLETFFNVDEVDPDAELIETVEGDELGYDLLVAIPPHRGSDLVTDAGLGEDGWVDVDRHTLEATAADDVYAIGDVADVPTSKAGSVAHYEAGVVADRLASRARGETPTATYDGKTVCFLEAGMDEATFIEFAYGEEPYVREPSKPLHWAKLGYNESYWLTARGLL encoded by the coding sequence ATGCACCGAATCGCGATCGTCGGCGGCGGAACGGGCGGGACGGTCCTCGCGAATCGGCTCGCGAGCGAACTCCGGCGCGAACTCGAGGCCGGCGAGGTCGAGGTCCGACTGATCACGGCCGATCCGAACCACGTCTACAAGCCGACGTTCCTGTACGTGCCGTTCGGGGAGAAGACGGTCGACGACGCGACGCGGCCGATCGAGGAGTTGGTCGACCGCCGCGTCACCCTGACGGTCGACGAAGTGACCGGCGTCGATACCGAGCGCAATCGCCTGTCGTTCGCGGACAGGACGACCTCGCTGCACTACGATCAGCTCGTGCTGGCGACGGGCGCGACCCTCGCCCCCGAGACCGTCCCGGGACTGGCCGAGGGCGGTCACCACTTCTACGGTCCCGACGGTGCAGAGCGGCTCCGCGACGAGCTGGCCGATTTCACCGAGGGGCACCTCGTGCTGAGCGTCGTCGGCGTCCCGCACATGTGTCCGGCCGCGCCCGTCGAGTTCACCCTGATGGTCGACGACTGGCTCCGCGAGCGCGGCCGCCGCGAAGCCGTCGACATCACCTACACGTATCCGATCAACCGCGCCCACGGCCTCGAGTCGATCGCCGACTGGGCGACCGACCTGTTCGCGGAGCGCGACATCAACCTCGAGACGTTCTTCAACGTCGACGAGGTCGACCCCGACGCGGAACTGATCGAGACCGTCGAGGGCGACGAACTCGGATACGACCTGCTCGTGGCGATTCCGCCCCACCGGGGCAGCGACCTCGTGACCGACGCGGGGCTCGGCGAGGACGGCTGGGTCGACGTCGACAGGCACACGCTCGAGGCGACCGCGGCCGACGACGTCTACGCGATCGGCGACGTGGCGGACGTGCCGACGAGCAAGGCCGGCAGCGTCGCCCACTACGAGGCCGGCGTCGTGGCGGATCGGCTCGCCAGCCGCGCCCGCGGGGAGACGCCGACGGCGACCTACGACGGGAAGACCGTCTGCTTCCTCGAGGCGGGGATGGACGAGGCCACGTTCATCGAGTTTGCGTACGGCGAGGAGCCGTACGTCCGCGAGCCGTCGAAACCGCTCCACTGGGCGAAGCTCGGTTACAACGAGTCCTACTGGCTCACCGCGCGGGGGTTGCTCTAG
- a CDS encoding sulfurtransferase TusA family protein, which translates to MTAVTEPDVTIDSRGATCPGPLMDLIGKVKSLDPGTVVELQTSERNSTTDVPEWLEKAGHDLLEIEERDDHWNIYLEVD; encoded by the coding sequence ATGACAGCTGTAACCGAACCGGACGTGACGATCGACTCGCGCGGTGCGACGTGTCCCGGCCCGCTGATGGACCTCATCGGGAAGGTGAAGAGCCTCGACCCCGGCACCGTGGTCGAGTTACAGACCAGCGAGCGCAACTCCACGACCGACGTTCCGGAGTGGCTCGAGAAAGCCGGCCACGACCTGCTCGAGATCGAAGAGCGCGACGACCACTGGAACATCTATCTGGAGGTCGACTGA